In the genome of Metabacillus litoralis, the window TTCTACAATATTGAAGGAACAGCTCTTGCTTATTCTGATGATCAATTGTTTATTGATTATTTTAATAGACAACTAAGGTTAATTGATGAAGGTGCATTTCCTACCCCTGATGAGGTGGTCGCTGCAGGAAGAACGATGGAAACAGATTTTATCGTAACCGGAAGTACAGCAATCACCTGGAATTATTCCAATCAATATGCTAGTTTTGATCCGTTAACAAATGCACCGTTAACGCTGCACTTGCCACCTGAACACCTTGAAAATAAGGCATTATTCTTAAAACCTAGTATGTTATTTTCCGTTCCAAAAAGTTCAAAACATAAAGAAGAAGCAGCGAAGTTTATTCATTATTTCGTTTCTAATGTTGAAGCGAATAAATTAATGAAGGGCGAACGAGGAGTGCCGGTTTCATCAAAAGTATCTGAAGCCATTAAACCAGTTCTTACTGAGGGGGAAATGAAGATTCTCAACTATGTAGAGAAAGCAAAGGCAATGACAGATGAATTTTACCCACCAGATCCGGTAGGGAGTTCACAAGTAATGAAGGTGTTGAAAGATATTTCTGATGAGATTTTATTTAGGAAGATAACTCCTGAAGAAGGAGCAAAAAAATTTAGAAAGCAAGCTAACGAAATCTTACAAATTAATCAATAGTTAACGGAGGGGTTTTACATGCCAAAACTACAATTTGAGGAAGCAAACATAACTGAGTTGCTAGATAGAGTCGTCAAACGTACATTTGAAATGGATTTTAGCTGGGATTGGCCGGGAGGTGTTGCTTTTTATGGTGTAGCAGCAGCGTATGAAGCAACGGAAAAACAAGAATATATTGATCTATTAAAGAATTGGGTTGATGAGTGGCTAGAAGATGGTTTACCGAAACTTTCTATAAACGGAGTGTCGATCGGTCATTGTCTTATTACTTTGTACAATGTAACAGAAGATGAAAAATATTTAACTGTTATAAAAGAGATGGCAGAATACCTTCAACATGATGCGCCACGTTTTGCTGATGGAATCTTTCAACATACAGTAAATTCAGTAAAGCATGTTTTTCCAGAACAGGCTTGGGTTGATACGATGATGATGGCAGGTTTATTTCTACTAAAAGTTGGTAGATTGCTAGACCGTGAAGATTACTTTAGGGATGGGCTGAAGCAATATCATGGCCATGAAGATTTTCTACAAGATCCTGTTACAAATCTTTATTATCATGGCTGGGACAATATTGCAAAAAATCATATGTCATCAATCTATTGGGCTCGTGGTAATGGGTGGGCAGCATTGACGATGGCGAAAGCATTAGAGTTAGTTGATGTTCAAGATCCTTCTTACATGATTATTGACTGCTCGTTACGAGATCAATTAAGTGCGTTAGTGAGGCTTCAAGGTGAAAATGGATTGTGGCATACAATTGTTGATGATCCTTCTTCGTACTATGAAATCTCGGGTTCATCAGCCATTGCAGCTGCTCTTCTTACTAGAGGAAGTCTTTATAATAAGTATATTCAAAAATCGATCGAGGGTATTGTCAACGAAATTGAAGAAGATGGAAAGGTCTCAAAGGTTTCAGCTGGAACAGCCGTTATGAATGATGCAGACGGATATAAAAATGTTCCGTATAAACGTATTCAAGGTTGGGGCCAAGGGTTAACACTCGTCTTTTTAGCCGAATTAGTGAAAAGTAATAAAAAGGTCTATAGCTAATGAGATGAAATGTCAGGGAGGAGGGCTGAAAAAGTGACTGTTGATAAACAAACGATTTATATAGCAGGAGATTCTACTTCTGCTAGTTGTCCTGAGCAAGAGGCACCAATGGCTGGCTGGGGACAATTGTTTCACACCTTTTTCATGAACACCATTAGAATTCGCAACGAAGCGATGGGAGGAAGAAGTTCTAATAGTTTTATAGAGGAAGGAAGATTTCAAGCTATTTTGGAACAGATTCAGCCAGATGATTATTTATTTATTCAATTTGGCCATAACGATCAAAAGTCGTATGGAACAGAGCCTTATACCTCTTATCAGGAACATTTATCTCATTATATTCTCGGTGCTCGGGAAAAGAAAGCGATTCCTATTTTACTAACTTCTGTCCAACGAAGGAAATTTTCCGCAGATGGAAAAATTGAGAATACATTAGGAGATTACCCAGATGCGATGAGGCAATTAGCAGCAAGGTTAGATGTACCTTTAATCGATATGTCGGCAAAAACGAAAGAACTATACGAACGGTTAGGGATAGAGGATTCTAAAAGATTATTCACAATTTTACTACCTAATGTTCATCATAATTATCCAGATGGGATTGAAGATAACACCCATTTTAGCGAAGTCGGAGCCCTAGAAATTGGGAAGTTGGTTATAGAAGGCATTAAGGAGCTTCAATTGCCTGTTGTTTCTCATTTAAAACAATAATTTTAAACCACGTTTTCGTGGTTTTTACTTTTTAGAAATGATGGATTAAGAAGAAATAAAACACACCAGTCTAAGAAAGAAGAAAAAATTCTTATAGTAGGAGTTCGGTAGAATGAGAAAAAAATTATATCATGGTGCAGCGTATTACCCTGAACTATGGAATGAAGAAGCGATTGAAGAAGATCTAAAGCTGATGGTTGAAGCAGGCATTAATGTTGTTAGAATAGGTGAATTTGCTTGGTCTTCAATGGAAAAGGAAGAGGGAAAGATAGAGCTTGATTTTTTTGTGGAAATCATCGAAAGACTTAATGAACATGGAATTGAGACTGTGATGTGTACCCCAACACCGACACCACCTATCTGGTTAACTCATAATCATCCGGAGCGGATGTTTGTTGATGAAAATGGTCGTGTAATGGGACATGGATCACGGCAGCATATTTGTACAAATAATGCTTACTTTCGTGAAAAAGCAGCGATTATTACGGAGGAAATCGCAAAGGCGGTTAGTCATCTTCCTGGTTTAATAGCATGGCAGCTTGATAATGAGTTTAAATGCCATGTTAGTGAGTGTATGTGTGAAACTTGCAGAGGATTGTGGCATCAATGGTTGGAAGAGCGGTATGGAACAATTGATCATCTGAATGAAGCCTGGGGTACTCATATTTGGAGTCAATATTATCACCGATTTGAGCAAGTTCCTCAACCTGTTACAACACCGTTTCTTCATAATTCATCTTTGAAAACGATGTATCAACTATTTTCATATGAAAAAATAGCAGAATTTTCTGATGAACAAGCTGCCATTATCCGAAGATATTCACAAGCACCAATCACCCATAATAGCACTACATTTTTTCATGTTAATAATGAGAGATTATATGAAAACCTTGATTTTGCATCATTTGATACGTATGCAGAGAGAAAAAATTTCCATTCATATCTATTTAATTGTGATTTATGGAGAAATTTTAAATCTGGTCGAGATTACTGGATTATGGAAACAAGTCCTTCACACAGTGCATCACTTGAAAGTCACGCAGCACCGCATCAAAATGGTTATTTAAAAGCTGAAGCAGTTGCAGCTTATGCATTAGGAGGAGAAGCATTTTGTTATTGGCTTTGGAGACAGCAGCGAACGGGCTGTGAACAACCACATGGATCGATAATCAGTGCCTGGGGGAAACCAACTGTTGGGTTTGAAAATGTTAAAGAGGTTGAAGCAGCTAGGAAGGAAATTCAATCTACTATTTTGACTTCAACACCTTTACAAGCAGAAGTAGCCATAACTTATTCAGATGTCGCGAAAGCCTTCTTAAAAACAGAGCCACATGCTGGTTTAGATTATCGGTCACTTGTCATTGATTTTTATGAAAAAATACTATCAGCAGGCTTCCATCGAGATCTTCTACCTGAGAATGCCAGTTTGCAAGGTTATAAACTATTATTCACACCCTTCATCCACTACCTATCAGAAAACTATCTGAAGAAAGCAAAAGCATTTGTTGAGAGTGGAGGTATTTGGATTGTTGGCCCTCTTACTGGGGGAAGAACCGCCAACCATACAATTCATACTAATGCAGCGTTGGGCACATTAGAGAAATTTGCAGGTGTTGAAACTTTATATACGTATCCAATGGATGGGACAGAGTCTAAAGGAGAATTTATGGGATCGGTAGCTCCGTTAAGCTTATGGAGCTCAGTTTTTGAACCTAAGGAAGCAGAAATAGTCGGGAGAATACAAGACGGAATCTCAGAAGGTCATGCTTTTATAACTGAACATAAGCGTGGCAAAGGAAAAATAGTTATGCTTGGATCATTACCAATTGGTGATGAAGGAGATATTTTACTGAAGAAATGTGTAACTCATTATGCGGAAGAAGCTAATGTTTTAGTAAAAACAGACGTTACAGAGGGAACAATTGTAGCACCAAGAGTGGGGGAAAAGGGTGAAATTCTTTGGGTGATTGTTAATATGGACGGCAAGGGGGGGGCTGTTACCCTTCCAAACGATGGAAAGGATGCTATCACAGGAAGAATAGTTTCCGAGGGTAGATGCATCATCGGTCCATATGAACACAAAGTGATTCAACTCTAACAAATACATGCAAAGGGGAAAAGGGAAAATGACAAATCTAGATTCACTTAAAATTGCTTATATCGGTGGGGGTTCAAAAAGCTGGGCACGTAGTCTGATGAATGATCTTGCTTTAGAAAGTAGAATATCAGGCACAGTAGCTCTCTATGATATAAACTATGAGGCGGCTGTTCAAAATGCACAAATCGGAAATCAAATTTCACAGCTTGAAGAAGCAAAAAGTAATTGGAAATATGAAGCTGTTGCGACTATGGAAGAAGCACTGTCTGAAAGTGATTTTGTTATTATATCAATTTTACCTGGTTCTTTTGAGGAAATGGCATCCGATGTTCATACCCCTGAAAAATATGGTATTTATCAATCTGTTGGCGATACAGTCGGACCTGGTGGCTTCGTCAGAGCACTTCGAACGATACCAATGTACGTTGAAATAGCAAATTCTATTAAGGAACATTCACCAGATGCATGGGTAATTAATTATACGAACCCAATGTCACTTTGTACTCGGACACTATATGAGGTGTTTCCGGAGATTAAGGCATTTGGTTGCTGTCATGAAGTATTTGAAACCCAAAATCTTTTAGCAGAGGTTGTAAAGGAATTTTTAAACGAAGAGGTATCACAGCGTTCAGACATTAAAGTAAACGTTCTTGGAATCAATCATTTTACATGGGTTAATCAAGCAAGCTATCAAAATATTGACTTAATCCCGTATTATCAGCAGTTTGTAGAGAAGTATGCTGAATCAGGCTTCGAAAAAGAAGAAGGAAGCTGGAAGCATAGTGTTTTTTCCTCCTGTCAACGAGTGAAGTTTGATTTGTTTAGGAAATATGGGGTTATAGCTGCTGCTGGTGATCGTCATTTAGCTGAGTTTATGCCACCTATTTATTTAAAAGATCCAGAAACAGTTTCTTCTTGGAAGTTTCATTTAACATCAGTTGATTTTCGTAAGGAGAACTTGAAAAAGAGAATCAGTGAGAATGAGGGGCTAGCTGCAGGAAATCAGAAGTTTGAGATCAATTCTTCAGGAGAAGAAGGAGTTAAGATTATTTTAGCGTTGTTAGGTGTTGAAGAGGTTGTCACGAATGTTAATTATCCTAATAAAGGCCAGATTGAAGGGTTGCCTTTAGGAGCGATTGTAGAAACAAATGCATTATTCCGCTATGACTCAGTTCAACCTGTGTTTGCAGGGAAGCTTCCACCTGATATTCACAATATGGTTCACCGTCATGTGTTAAATCAAGAGTCTATTTTGCAAGCTGCTTTAACAAAAGATAAACAGTTGGCATTGAATACATTTGTAAACGAGCCATTGCTGACCATTAGTCGCGAAGAAGCGGAAAAGTTGTTTAATGAGATGCTTAGTAACACGATGAAATATTTACCAGGGTGGGCTATTTAGAGTGGAACAGCCAATGATTAAAGATCCTTTCTTTCTTTTCAGTAAAGAAACTTGTATCGAGTATAATGGTCCAAAACTAGAAAGTATAGAGTATTTTTTAAGTGTGTTAATTCGAGATAAAAACAAAGTATTTCAAGAGGAAACAGGGAATGAAAGTACAACTATTATATTCATTCTAGATGAGAAGAATCATGACAACCTAACTACAGAGCAGTTTTCCATTCAATTTTCTGCTGATTTTTCACAAATGAACGTGATGTCTGCAGATGAATTAGGAATGATCTATGCTATTCTTCATATAAGTGAAGCTTATCTTGGTGTCGATAAGTTCTGGTTTTGGAATGATTGTGAACCTAAACCAAAAGCAAACGTTAAGATAAAAGCTGTTCCTTATTTATCAGATGTGGCGGAGGTTAAGTTCAGGGGCTGGTTTATCAATGATGAAGTACTTATTTCAACGTGGAAATACCATCATTCCAACACGTACGTATGGGAAATGGTTTTTGAGGCATTGTTAAGATGCAATGGAAATATGGTCATTCCTGGAACAGACATTAAAAATCCTCTTTATAAAGATATTGCCAGGAAGATGGGGCTTTGGATCACGCATCACCATGCAGAGCCCCTTGGAGCTCACATGTTTTCTAGGGTGTATCCAGATAAAAATCCTTCTTATAGTGAAAATGGTGATTTATTTAAGGAATTATGGAAGGATGCAATCATTGAGCAGAAGAATGATAAGGTCATCTGGAATATTGGCTTTAGAGGACAGGGGGATCGTCCATTTTGGGCTGATGATCCTACTTTCGATACAGACGACAAACGTGGGTCACTCATTTCTAAAATTATGAGTGATCAATACGAATTGATTGCACACTATCAAAAGGATCCAATTTGCTGTGTGAATTTATACGGTGAGATAACAGAATTATATAAAAAAGGATTGCTAGAATTACCCCCAGGAGTGATCAAAATATGGGCTGACAGTGGGTATGGGAAAATGGTGTCTAGAAGACAAGGAAACCATAATCCTAGGATCCCTTCTATACCAGAGCATCAAGATGTAGGTCCACATGGTATTTACTATCATGTAACCTTCTATGATCTGCAAGCTTCAAACCACTTAACGATGCTGCCTAACACTACAGCTTTTGTTAATAGTGAGTTGGGTGAAGCTTTTGATCATCATATGAGTGAATTCTTAATTGTAAACTGTGGGAATATTAGACCTCATATCTATTTTCTCGAATTCGTTAGCCGCATGTGGAATAAAGGTAGAGTGGATAGTGATGCATTTTTAAACGAATATGTTTCGAAATATTATCCTGCCTCTAGTGATGAAATGAGTCATTATATAAAGGCTTATTTCGACGCTATTATTCAGTACGGAATTGCTGAAGATGAACGGGCAGGTGAGCAATTCTATCATTTTACAATTCGTAACCTTGCTCATCAATGGATCGTTTCTCATGGAAAACAGAGCAGTAAAAATTTATGGTGGGCTACAGGGGAAATTGAAATAACAGAACAATTTGAGTGGTTTAAGCAGAAAGTCGAGTCAAAACTTTCTGAGTGGGAGACGTTAACTGAAAATGTTAAGGAATTAGTAAAAAAAGTAGATTGTATCGAACAAAAAAGAATTAGTGATCAATTCCTTATTCAAGTGCAGTTTCATAAAAATGGCTGCTTTGCACTCTACTATTTTTCTAAGGCATTTGAGAGGTTTCGAGCAAAAGAGTATAGTCATGCTTATTTATTTATTCATCAGGCGATAGGAGAACTCAAAGAAACAATGAACATCATGCAAAAGCCAATGAATGAGAAGTGGGTTGGATTTTACGATAATGATTGTTTAACGAACGTGTCATTAACTCTATATACGTTAGAAACAGTTCAAAGAACGATAAGAATGTTTGGTGATGGACCATCATTCTACAATTGGGAAAAGGAATACCTAACAGATCCTGAGGAAAAAAAGGTCATGCTGCTAACAAATAAAACAAAGCAATTAATGGATAATGTACTGGGTAGTAAACTGATAGAGAAAGATCAGCATTGATTGGATTAGATTAGGCGTTTCACTTTTATGTTTAAGTGAGCGTCTTTTTTGTTTTGTGAAAGGGGACAAAATCTGACAAACTGCGGGAGTAGGCACATAGTCCATTTCTACCCATTAAAAAAATTACTAGGTACATAAGAATCACTTATAAAAAAACATAGATTCCCTATGGTGATCATCACTGTTTTTTATACGTTTAACCCTGTTATTTACATGTTTTCTCTATAGCATTTGCATTAAACTGTAAGAGATTTAAAGCTTGGGTTGATTAAAAATGTAAGGGGTTACATTAATAGTGAGGAGGTGTGATGGTAAAGTAGGTTTTGACGAATTGGTTAGTTAATTTCGTGTAACAACTTTCATTAAGAGTTACTCACTGAGCAGAAAATTTTTGTTGTAATGATCTTAACATCCTATCATATTCATCTTAACTATTTCGTAATCATCCTGCCTCAATTACAACACACTTATTCTATTAAAATATCGAAAGGTGATGAAGAAAATGAGGAAACGTTCTATTACGAATAAACTATTAACGCTTTCACTAGCAACACCACTACTTTTAACAGGATTACAAAGTGATGCCTCGGCTGCATCTTCACAGACAAATAAACAGTTTGAGCAGAGTAAAGGCGTTCAACTAGAGTATCTTGATAGAGGACTTGTTGCCGCAACTACATCACAAGGAATCTTTTTAAGCTGGCGCCTGTTAGGGACAGAAGTTGATGGAAGTTCCGATAAGGGGCTAACGGGAGTGGATTTTAATGTTTACCGAGATGGTAAGAAAATTGCAACCGTCGAGGATAGTACGAATTTTGTAGATAAAGGTGGTTCAGCATCTTCTAAATATTATGTAAAGGCTGTTCAGGATGGAAAAGAAATTGATCAAAGCGTAGAAGCAACACCTTGGAGCCAAGGCTATGTTGATTTAAAACTTCAAAAGCCAGCAGACGGGGTTACTCCTAGTGGAGAATCCTATTCATATAAGGCAAATGATATGAGTGTTGGCGATGTTGACGGTGACGGACAATACGAGTTTTTTGTGAAATGGGATCCAACAAACTCAAAGGATGTATCGCAAAAGGGGTATACAGGTAATACCTATATAGATTGTTATACAATGGATGGCACTTTGCTTTATCGCATCGATTTAGGTGTTAACATTCGTTCAGGAGCTCATTACACACAATTCTTAGTATACGATTTTGATGGAGACGGTAAATCTGAATTAATGTTTAAAACAGCTCCAGGTACGAAAGTGATTCAGTATGATAAAAATGGAAAAATAAAATCAGAGAAATTTATTACGGTGCTTAAAGAAGATAAAAAGGCCGGTTACAGCAACTCAGACGATTACAGAATGAGCAGTGAAGACTATTATGATCATGTAGTAGAGATGTTTAAAAATTGGCATAATCATGAAGAAGTTGTAAATGGTAACTGGCCTAAAACGTTGGAGGAGTGCTTTGGAATTGAAAAGCAATATGATTATCCACTTTCTACAGAGGATGCCGAAAGCTTAGCAGATTACTTTATTGACGAATATGCCCCTAGTAGAAGCGGTCGTAATAATTTAAGAGACTTTGAAGGCTTTATAGTGAAAGGCCCTGAATACTTAAGTGTTTTCAATGGTGAAACAGGAGAAGAGATGGAAACCATCCGTTACAAATATGAACGCCATGATGATGGACTTATGTGGGGCGATTATGCAATGTCACGCATCGAGCCAGGAAATCGTGTTGATCGTTTTTTAGCAGGTGTTGCTTATTTGGATGGAGAGAATCCGGCTGCTATTTTCTCACGTGGTTACTATACAAGAGCAACAATGGTTTCCTATACTTGGGATGGAAAGCACCTTAAAGAAGAATGGGATGTTGATAGTGGTTGGACACCAATGACAAATCCATTTAATGATGGGCCACATGGACGTCTTGGCACGAATGAGGAGTTTGGTTCCTTAACAACTCAAGGTGCCCATTCATTAAGCACAGCAGATGTAGACGGTGATGGCAAACAAGAAATTATCTATGGTTCATCTACGATTGATCATGATGGCTCTTTATTATATAGCTCAAGTGATGTCATGCCACCAGAAAGTGCAACTCCCGGGGTTACAGCAGGGTTAGGTCATGGTGATGCATTGCATGTTGGGGATATTGATCCAAACCGAGACGGACTGGAGATCTTTATGGTGCACGAAGGTGGACGATACGCCCCATATGGTTATGCGTTAAGAGATGCTAAAACAGGTGAAGTGATATATGGCGGCTATACTGGTCGAGATACTGGTCGAGGGATGGTTGGCGATGTAGATCCAACTAAAAAAGGTTTGGAAACTTGGGCTGTTGATTTACGGACAGCAAAAGGAGAAAAGATAGAGAGTAACAAGATTCCTGGAACAAATATGAATATCAAATGGGCTGCTGATATGACCACTCAAATTATAAATGGGGCAATTGATCAAACACCTACGATTGATGATTGGCAAAAGGGAACAGTGCTAACAGCTTCTGGTACAAGAACAAACAACCACACAAAAGGAAATCCATCTTTAGTTGCTGATATTTTTGGTGACTGGAGAGAAGAACTTCTAGTTCGAACAGAAGATAGTCAGTCAATTCGAATTTACTTAAGTACAGAGGTGACAGATCGTAAGCTACACACACTTATGCATGATCCACAATATCGGACTGGAATCGCGTGGCAAAACGTTGGTTATAATCAACCATCTTATACCAGCTATTATTTTGCTTCGGACACTAACTGGGAAGATGTTTCAGTACCAGAGATAAATGTGCCAGGTGAACTAAATGAGCTGAACTATACATTGAATCTCTATATTGAAAACGGAGAAATAACTGGATCAGTTAAATCACAATTAAAAAACTCGTTAAAACAAGCTCAGCATCATGCAGAGAAGGGATCTTATAAAAAAGGTATTCAGTTTATCGAGAAGTTTGTCAAACAACTAGATCATAGAAAGAAGAAAGATCAAATCACTGCAAATGCAAAATCAACTTTAACAAATCAAGCAGAACTGATGATCGAAAAATGGCAGGAATTAAAGTAAGGAATCAAAATGGATGCTGATCAAGCGGGAACTGAAGCTTTGCTATGATGGAAGTGGATTCTCTCGTTCTTCCGGCAGAAGTTATACTTAATTAATGAGAAGAAGCTTCAATCTTTACATAAGGATTGAAGTTTCTTTTTTGTTCATCTTGTACATACGAATTAACAAAATTAATTGACATGTACGTATATGTATAATATGATTAAAATAATGTTAAAAACGCTTACATATAAGATTGTTAAGCTAATTTCTATTAAAAAGTTATATTGTTTTGAAAGGTAGAAAGTTAAGCATGTTCATACAAGATGATGTAACTTCATCATAAGAGAGAGAGGAGAAGGGGAGAATGAAAAGGTCAATTTATCAAAGATTTTTAGTGTTATTTTGTGCAGTTGGTCTTGTTATATCAGGAACTGCCATTACCTCAGGTCATAAAGTTCAGGCAAACGAAGTTCCTGTTTTTGAAGAAGTTTCTGTACATGATCCATCTGTTTTAAAGGTAGATGACACTTATTATATATTTGGATCTCATTTAGCTGCGGCAAAAACAAAAGACTTTATGAAATGGGAGCAAATCTCATCTGAAGTGAATCCCGCAAATCCATTATTTGAAAACGTTGTAGAAGAATTGAAAGAAACGTTTGAATGGTCACAATCAGATACATTATGGGCTGCCGATGTTATTCAGCTTGAGGATGGTAAGTTCTACATGTATTACAATGCATGTAAAGGTGATTCGCCACGCTCAGCACTTGGAGTGGCGGTTGCTGATTCAGTAGAAGGACCTTATGAAGACAAGGGCATTATTCTTAAATCAGGTATGTGGGATGAAGAAAGTGAAGATGGAACAATTTACGATGCAACTGTTCATCCAAATGCAGTTGACCCGGATACATTTTTTGATAAGGATGGAAAACTGTGGATGACCTATGGCTCTTATTCAGGAGGAATTTTCATCCTAGAAATGGATCCGAAAACAGGTAAGCCTCTGCCAGATCAAGGATATGGTAAGAAGCTCCTTGGAGGAAATCACAGTAGAATAGAAGCTTCATATATACAATACAACAAAGAAACTGACTATTATTATATGTATTTATCATTTGGTGGCCTTGATGCAATAGGGGGCTACAACATGCGAGTTGTTAGGTCTGAAAACCCTGATGGACCGTACGTGGATGCAGAAGGCAATGACATGATTCATGTGAAAGCGGATCCATCACTCCCATTATTTGATGATGCGTCAATTGAGCCTTACGGTGTGAAATTAATGGGAAACTTTTTATTTGAAAGTAAAGAAGATGAAGGTGGAACTGGATATGTTTCACCAGGTCATAATTCTGTCTACTATAATGAAAAAACAGGTGAGCAATATTTAATTTTTCATACCCGTTTCCCAGAAAGAGGAGAACAACATGA includes:
- a CDS encoding glycosyl hydrolase 115 family protein gives rise to the protein MEQPMIKDPFFLFSKETCIEYNGPKLESIEYFLSVLIRDKNKVFQEETGNESTTIIFILDEKNHDNLTTEQFSIQFSADFSQMNVMSADELGMIYAILHISEAYLGVDKFWFWNDCEPKPKANVKIKAVPYLSDVAEVKFRGWFINDEVLISTWKYHHSNTYVWEMVFEALLRCNGNMVIPGTDIKNPLYKDIARKMGLWITHHHAEPLGAHMFSRVYPDKNPSYSENGDLFKELWKDAIIEQKNDKVIWNIGFRGQGDRPFWADDPTFDTDDKRGSLISKIMSDQYELIAHYQKDPICCVNLYGEITELYKKGLLELPPGVIKIWADSGYGKMVSRRQGNHNPRIPSIPEHQDVGPHGIYYHVTFYDLQASNHLTMLPNTTAFVNSELGEAFDHHMSEFLIVNCGNIRPHIYFLEFVSRMWNKGRVDSDAFLNEYVSKYYPASSDEMSHYIKAYFDAIIQYGIAEDERAGEQFYHFTIRNLAHQWIVSHGKQSSKNLWWATGEIEITEQFEWFKQKVESKLSEWETLTENVKELVKKVDCIEQKRISDQFLIQVQFHKNGCFALYYFSKAFERFRAKEYSHAYLFIHQAIGELKETMNIMQKPMNEKWVGFYDNDCLTNVSLTLYTLETVQRTIRMFGDGPSFYNWEKEYLTDPEEKKVMLLTNKTKQLMDNVLGSKLIEKDQH
- a CDS encoding rhamnogalacturonan acetylesterase; this translates as MTVDKQTIYIAGDSTSASCPEQEAPMAGWGQLFHTFFMNTIRIRNEAMGGRSSNSFIEEGRFQAILEQIQPDDYLFIQFGHNDQKSYGTEPYTSYQEHLSHYILGAREKKAIPILLTSVQRRKFSADGKIENTLGDYPDAMRQLAARLDVPLIDMSAKTKELYERLGIEDSKRLFTILLPNVHHNYPDGIEDNTHFSEVGALEIGKLVIEGIKELQLPVVSHLKQ
- a CDS encoding glycoside hydrolase family 88/105 protein, whose protein sequence is MPKLQFEEANITELLDRVVKRTFEMDFSWDWPGGVAFYGVAAAYEATEKQEYIDLLKNWVDEWLEDGLPKLSINGVSIGHCLITLYNVTEDEKYLTVIKEMAEYLQHDAPRFADGIFQHTVNSVKHVFPEQAWVDTMMMAGLFLLKVGRLLDREDYFRDGLKQYHGHEDFLQDPVTNLYYHGWDNIAKNHMSSIYWARGNGWAALTMAKALELVDVQDPSYMIIDCSLRDQLSALVRLQGENGLWHTIVDDPSSYYEISGSSAIAAALLTRGSLYNKYIQKSIEGIVNEIEEDGKVSKVSAGTAVMNDADGYKNVPYKRIQGWGQGLTLVFLAELVKSNKKVYS
- a CDS encoding ABC transporter substrate-binding protein, producing the protein MNKYLSFTLAFIVMFTLTSCSKEEQSQRGVTEEEDITIKVAWWGGQPRHEYTTKIIEMFEAEHPNINIEPEFANWDDYWNNLEPMAAGNQLPDVLQMDMAFLSQYGEKGLLEDLSPYVEKGIIDVSSIDESIVNSGKVGDKLFGFTIGINVLSVISNDILMNIAGVTIDEDSWTWNDMEQIAVDIKKTAGVYGSNGMHPPDIFFPYYLRTKGEQFYNIEGTALAYSDDQLFIDYFNRQLRLIDEGAFPTPDEVVAAGRTMETDFIVTGSTAITWNYSNQYASFDPLTNAPLTLHLPPEHLENKALFLKPSMLFSVPKSSKHKEEAAKFIHYFVSNVEANKLMKGERGVPVSSKVSEAIKPVLTEGEMKILNYVEKAKAMTDEFYPPDPVGSSQVMKVLKDISDEILFRKITPEEGAKKFRKQANEILQINQ
- a CDS encoding beta-galactosidase — translated: MRKKLYHGAAYYPELWNEEAIEEDLKLMVEAGINVVRIGEFAWSSMEKEEGKIELDFFVEIIERLNEHGIETVMCTPTPTPPIWLTHNHPERMFVDENGRVMGHGSRQHICTNNAYFREKAAIITEEIAKAVSHLPGLIAWQLDNEFKCHVSECMCETCRGLWHQWLEERYGTIDHLNEAWGTHIWSQYYHRFEQVPQPVTTPFLHNSSLKTMYQLFSYEKIAEFSDEQAAIIRRYSQAPITHNSTTFFHVNNERLYENLDFASFDTYAERKNFHSYLFNCDLWRNFKSGRDYWIMETSPSHSASLESHAAPHQNGYLKAEAVAAYALGGEAFCYWLWRQQRTGCEQPHGSIISAWGKPTVGFENVKEVEAARKEIQSTILTSTPLQAEVAITYSDVAKAFLKTEPHAGLDYRSLVIDFYEKILSAGFHRDLLPENASLQGYKLLFTPFIHYLSENYLKKAKAFVESGGIWIVGPLTGGRTANHTIHTNAALGTLEKFAGVETLYTYPMDGTESKGEFMGSVAPLSLWSSVFEPKEAEIVGRIQDGISEGHAFITEHKRGKGKIVMLGSLPIGDEGDILLKKCVTHYAEEANVLVKTDVTEGTIVAPRVGEKGEILWVIVNMDGKGGAVTLPNDGKDAITGRIVSEGRCIIGPYEHKVIQL
- a CDS encoding family 4 glycosyl hydrolase — translated: MTNLDSLKIAYIGGGSKSWARSLMNDLALESRISGTVALYDINYEAAVQNAQIGNQISQLEEAKSNWKYEAVATMEEALSESDFVIISILPGSFEEMASDVHTPEKYGIYQSVGDTVGPGGFVRALRTIPMYVEIANSIKEHSPDAWVINYTNPMSLCTRTLYEVFPEIKAFGCCHEVFETQNLLAEVVKEFLNEEVSQRSDIKVNVLGINHFTWVNQASYQNIDLIPYYQQFVEKYAESGFEKEEGSWKHSVFSSCQRVKFDLFRKYGVIAAAGDRHLAEFMPPIYLKDPETVSSWKFHLTSVDFRKENLKKRISENEGLAAGNQKFEINSSGEEGVKIILALLGVEEVVTNVNYPNKGQIEGLPLGAIVETNALFRYDSVQPVFAGKLPPDIHNMVHRHVLNQESILQAALTKDKQLALNTFVNEPLLTISREEAEKLFNEMLSNTMKYLPGWAI